From Streptomyces durmitorensis, a single genomic window includes:
- a CDS encoding MFS transporter has translation MKTGDQIVQELPWRWSVQGKIFIIGGLGYLFDAYDIALNGFLMPLLGKHFDLSLSERGLVATANLVGMAVGAVAWGAVADRIGRKKAFSVTLLIFAMFSVLGALAPTYPVFLALRFLAGVGLGGCIPVDYALVGEFSPRKYRGRILTALDAWWPVGVTLCGLVSTAMLTLDGNWRWMLATMVLPALLLFWARRGIPESPIYLTKKGREVEARKVIDDLVARTGAPVEPYVIPDPVPDDGPRGVAAAVDQLRRIWAFSPRITSAAWLLFSTIMLVYYAALSWMPSILKEEGQGDTAAFMSTTLMSGVGIVGVLVSTALVDLVGRKWLIGVSAPVASLALVVFALVRDLPTGSVVAIGVFGFLAQLAIPALYAYVSELYPTPLRASGFGWASSVSRALTGFAPLLFGSVMWPVLGLPLTFAVLGGTVLVAVVWMAVAAPETKGRALDGDEEPPASASASPLPVTEQAAL, from the coding sequence GTGAAAACAGGCGATCAGATCGTTCAGGAACTCCCCTGGAGATGGTCGGTCCAGGGCAAGATCTTCATCATCGGTGGCCTCGGCTACCTCTTCGACGCGTACGACATCGCCTTGAACGGCTTCCTCATGCCGCTCCTCGGCAAGCACTTCGACCTCTCGCTCAGCGAGCGCGGCCTCGTGGCCACCGCGAACCTGGTGGGGATGGCCGTGGGCGCCGTCGCCTGGGGCGCGGTCGCCGACCGGATCGGCCGCAAGAAGGCCTTCAGCGTCACGCTGCTGATCTTCGCCATGTTCTCGGTGCTCGGTGCGCTCGCGCCGACGTATCCGGTCTTCCTCGCGCTGCGGTTCCTCGCGGGTGTGGGGCTCGGCGGCTGCATCCCCGTGGACTACGCCCTGGTGGGCGAGTTCTCGCCGCGCAAGTACCGGGGCAGGATCCTGACCGCGCTCGACGCGTGGTGGCCGGTGGGCGTGACCCTGTGCGGGCTCGTCTCGACGGCGATGCTGACCCTCGACGGCAACTGGCGGTGGATGCTGGCGACGATGGTGCTGCCCGCGCTCCTGCTCTTCTGGGCCCGGCGCGGCATCCCCGAGTCCCCGATCTATCTGACGAAGAAGGGCCGCGAGGTCGAGGCGCGCAAGGTCATCGACGACCTGGTGGCGCGGACGGGCGCGCCCGTGGAGCCCTACGTCATCCCCGATCCCGTGCCGGACGACGGGCCGCGCGGTGTGGCCGCCGCCGTCGACCAGCTGCGCCGCATCTGGGCCTTCAGCCCGCGCATCACCTCCGCGGCCTGGCTGCTCTTCTCCACGATCATGCTCGTCTACTACGCGGCGCTGAGCTGGATGCCCTCGATCCTCAAGGAGGAGGGCCAGGGCGACACGGCCGCGTTCATGAGCACCACCCTGATGAGCGGCGTCGGCATCGTCGGCGTCCTGGTCTCCACCGCCCTGGTCGACCTCGTCGGCCGCAAGTGGCTGATCGGCGTCTCGGCCCCGGTCGCCTCGCTGGCCCTGGTGGTGTTCGCCCTGGTGCGGGACCTGCCGACCGGCTCGGTCGTGGCCATCGGCGTCTTCGGCTTCCTGGCCCAGCTGGCCATCCCCGCCCTGTACGCGTACGTCTCCGAGCTCTACCCCACTCCCCTGCGGGCCAGCGGCTTCGGCTGGGCCTCCTCGGTCAGCCGGGCGCTCACCGGGTTCGCGCCGCTGCTCTTCGGTTCCGTGATGTGGCCGGTGCTCGGACTTCCGCTGACGTTCGCCGTGCTCGGCGGGACGGTCCTGGTCGCCGTCGTGTGGATGGCGGTGGCGGCACCGGAGACCAAGGGGCGCGCCCTGGACGGGGACGAGGAGCCCCCGGCGTCCGCGTCGGCGTCACCCCTGCCGGTCACCGAGCAAGCGGCGCTCTGA
- a CDS encoding FAD binding domain-containing protein, with translation MKPAPFAYHRARDLDGATRLLAELGDDAKVVAGGQSLVAMMNFRLARPRHLVDIGGLRELDRLRTDAAGGLRIGALTTHHTVECDPAGRLGADFAVLRRAMPWIGHLPIRTRGTVGGSIAHADATAEWCLLALALDAEFVARGPRGERRIAAGDFFLGYYTTALDFDEILVEIVFPRPAPHAALTEFAERQGDFALVSAAVDLDVEGGAVHGGRVALGGVAAAVTRVPQAEAVLAGGGSFAECAAAAADAVEPPADASGSTHYRKQLVRTLVLRACEEAMAR, from the coding sequence ATGAAGCCCGCCCCCTTCGCCTATCACCGGGCCCGCGACCTCGACGGCGCCACGCGGCTGCTCGCCGAGCTCGGTGACGACGCCAAGGTCGTCGCAGGCGGCCAGAGCCTGGTCGCGATGATGAACTTCCGTCTTGCCCGGCCACGGCACCTGGTCGACATAGGCGGCCTGCGGGAGCTCGACCGGCTGCGCACGGATGCGGCGGGCGGCCTTCGCATAGGGGCGCTCACCACGCATCACACGGTGGAGTGCGACCCGGCGGGGCGGCTGGGTGCGGACTTCGCCGTACTGCGCCGGGCCATGCCGTGGATCGGGCATCTGCCGATCCGCACCCGCGGCACGGTCGGCGGCAGCATCGCGCACGCCGATGCCACCGCCGAGTGGTGTCTGCTCGCCCTGGCGCTCGACGCCGAGTTCGTGGCCCGCGGGCCGCGCGGCGAGCGCAGGATCGCTGCCGGGGACTTCTTCCTCGGCTACTACACCACCGCCCTCGACTTCGACGAGATCCTCGTCGAGATCGTCTTCCCGCGCCCGGCACCGCACGCCGCGCTCACCGAATTCGCCGAGCGGCAGGGGGACTTCGCGCTCGTCTCGGCCGCCGTGGACCTCGACGTCGAGGGCGGCGCGGTACACGGCGGGCGCGTCGCGCTCGGCGGGGTCGCTGCCGCCGTGACCCGGGTGCCGCAGGCGGAGGCCGTCCTCGCGGGCGGCGGCTCCTTCGCCGAGTGCGCGGCCGCGGCGGCGGATGCCGTCGAACCGCCGGCCGACGCGTCCGGCAGCACGCACTACCGCAAGCAGCTCGTCCGCACGCTGGTCCTGCGTGCCTGTGAGGAGGCGATGGCCCGATGA
- a CDS encoding xanthine dehydrogenase family protein molybdopterin-binding subunit, with the protein MNEPVKEGQLVGRSVARREDPRLLTGRGRFVDDIALPGMLHAQFVRSTVAHGDITSIDLTAVRDVPGVVAAFTADDLELTDITAQLGRPLSEFVPTAMPVLARDRVRYVGEPVAIVVARNAYAVEDGLEAAKVSYAPLEPVTSEEAALAPGAPLLHEEAARNTLVDVSLFATDGIDEIFDAAACVVHVASRTGRQNALPLETRGVVAHWDDREEQLVLQTCTQVPHQVRTVASRCLRLDERAVRVVVPDMGGGFGQKCVVGREEIAAAAAALRLRRPVKWIEDRKDALSASFLAREQHYDVRAAFDEEGRILGLDADVVCDMGAYSCYPFTAGIEPLMASAEMPGVYKVPAYRVRGRAVTTNKAPTAPYRGVSRPQYVMVVERLFERAARELGLDAVEIRRRNVITEFPYTGVNNITYDPGSYLESLNLCERIVKDEGWYEKRSAAAAQGRHIGIGYSCFSERTGYGSAAFAQRKMRVVPGFDISEVRMDTSGAVTVTTGTMSHGQSHETTMAQIVADELGLDIGKVKLHQGDTERITYGWGTFASRSITVGGSAVRLAAAKLGEKLCRIAAARWEVGPQDVELADGAARLRDGTTLTYEELADIAYLQAHLLPKDIEPGLSATATFDVFNDGTFSNATHGVVVELHEGTGQVEILRYVCVEDCGVAINPQVVEGQCRGGIAQGIAGALFEQVTYDAQGEPSATSFMDYKVPTAHEIPDVLIHHLETPCAFTETGAKGAGEGGTIGAPAAVLNAVNDALLPTGVELDHTPITPETVHRALNLELSS; encoded by the coding sequence ATGAACGAGCCAGTGAAGGAAGGACAGTTGGTCGGGCGGTCCGTGGCCCGGCGCGAGGATCCACGGCTCCTCACCGGCCGTGGCCGGTTCGTCGACGACATCGCGCTGCCGGGCATGCTGCACGCCCAGTTCGTGCGCAGCACGGTCGCGCACGGCGACATCACCTCGATCGACCTGACGGCGGTGCGCGACGTGCCGGGCGTCGTCGCGGCGTTCACCGCCGACGACCTGGAGCTCACCGACATCACGGCCCAACTCGGCCGCCCGCTCTCGGAGTTCGTGCCGACGGCGATGCCCGTCCTGGCCCGCGACCGGGTCCGCTACGTCGGGGAGCCCGTCGCGATCGTCGTCGCGAGGAACGCGTACGCCGTCGAGGACGGCCTGGAAGCGGCCAAGGTCAGCTACGCGCCCCTTGAGCCGGTCACCTCCGAGGAGGCCGCCCTCGCACCCGGGGCGCCCCTGCTCCACGAGGAGGCGGCGCGCAACACCCTCGTGGACGTCTCGCTCTTCGCCACGGACGGCATCGACGAGATCTTCGACGCCGCCGCCTGCGTCGTGCACGTCGCGTCACGGACCGGCCGGCAGAACGCCCTGCCCCTGGAGACGCGCGGTGTCGTCGCCCACTGGGACGACCGCGAGGAGCAGCTCGTCCTGCAGACCTGCACGCAAGTCCCGCACCAGGTACGGACGGTGGCGTCCCGCTGTCTGCGCCTGGACGAGAGGGCGGTGCGTGTCGTGGTGCCCGACATGGGCGGCGGCTTCGGACAGAAGTGTGTGGTCGGGCGCGAGGAGATCGCCGCGGCAGCCGCGGCGCTGCGGCTGCGCAGGCCGGTGAAGTGGATCGAGGACCGCAAGGACGCCCTGTCCGCCTCTTTCCTGGCGCGCGAGCAGCACTACGACGTGCGGGCGGCCTTCGACGAGGAGGGCAGGATCCTCGGCCTCGACGCCGATGTGGTGTGCGACATGGGCGCCTACTCCTGCTATCCGTTCACGGCGGGCATCGAGCCGCTGATGGCGTCGGCGGAGATGCCGGGTGTCTACAAGGTGCCCGCCTACCGGGTGCGCGGCCGGGCGGTCACCACCAACAAGGCGCCCACCGCGCCCTATCGGGGAGTGAGCCGTCCGCAGTACGTGATGGTGGTGGAGCGGCTCTTCGAGCGGGCCGCGCGTGAACTGGGCCTGGACGCGGTCGAGATCCGCCGCCGCAACGTCATCACGGAGTTCCCCTACACGGGCGTCAACAACATCACGTACGACCCGGGCTCCTATCTGGAGTCCCTGAACCTGTGCGAGCGGATCGTCAAGGACGAGGGCTGGTACGAGAAGCGCTCGGCGGCGGCAGCGCAGGGGCGGCACATCGGCATCGGCTACTCCTGCTTCAGCGAGCGCACCGGATACGGCTCCGCGGCCTTCGCGCAGCGCAAGATGCGGGTCGTCCCCGGCTTCGACATCTCCGAGGTCCGGATGGACACCAGCGGCGCGGTGACCGTCACCACCGGCACGATGAGCCACGGGCAGAGCCACGAGACGACGATGGCGCAGATCGTCGCCGACGAACTGGGCCTGGACATCGGCAAGGTGAAGCTGCATCAGGGGGACACCGAGCGCATCACCTACGGCTGGGGGACCTTCGCGAGCCGCTCGATCACGGTGGGCGGCAGCGCGGTGCGGCTCGCGGCGGCGAAGCTCGGCGAGAAGCTGTGCCGGATCGCGGCGGCGCGCTGGGAGGTCGGGCCGCAGGACGTGGAGCTCGCGGATGGCGCCGCACGACTCCGTGACGGCACCACCCTGACGTACGAGGAGCTGGCCGACATCGCCTACCTCCAGGCGCACTTGCTGCCCAAGGACATCGAGCCGGGCCTGAGCGCCACCGCCACGTTCGACGTCTTCAACGACGGTACCTTCTCGAACGCCACGCACGGCGTGGTCGTCGAACTCCACGAAGGCACCGGGCAGGTGGAGATCCTGCGGTACGTCTGCGTCGAGGACTGCGGTGTGGCGATCAACCCGCAGGTCGTGGAGGGCCAGTGCCGGGGCGGCATCGCGCAGGGCATCGCGGGCGCGCTCTTCGAGCAGGTGACGTACGACGCCCAGGGCGAGCCGTCGGCGACCAGCTTCATGGACTACAAGGTGCCCACCGCCCACGAGATCCCCGACGTGCTCATCCACCACCTGGAGACTCCGTGCGCGTTCACCGAGACGGGCGCGAAGGGCGCGGGCGAGGGCGGCACCATCGGGGCGCCGGCCGCCGTGCTCAACGCCGTCAACGACGCCCTGCTCCCCACGGGCGTCGAGCTCGACCACACCCCCATCACCCCGGAGACGGTGCACCGCGCCCTGAACCTGGAGCTCTCCTCATGA
- a CDS encoding (2Fe-2S)-binding protein yields the protein MTDTGHLTDTGSTADVLLLTLDVNGERHEVITEPRRTLVDVLRHDLRLTGTHVGCEHGICGACTVLVDDRPVRACLMFAAQAEGARIRTVESLSDGAELSDLQRAFSEHHGLQCGFCTPGFLMLAEGFLAERPEATKDEIREVVASNLCRCTGYQTIVEAIDGCAVARRCPKEF from the coding sequence ATGACCGACACCGGCCACCTGACCGACACCGGCAGTACCGCCGATGTGCTGCTGCTCACGCTCGACGTGAACGGCGAGCGGCACGAAGTGATCACCGAGCCCCGGCGCACCCTCGTCGACGTGCTCCGGCACGATCTGCGCCTGACCGGCACGCACGTCGGCTGCGAGCACGGCATCTGCGGTGCGTGCACGGTCCTGGTCGACGACCGGCCCGTACGGGCGTGCCTGATGTTCGCGGCGCAGGCCGAGGGTGCTCGGATCCGCACGGTCGAGTCACTGTCGGACGGGGCCGAACTGAGCGATCTGCAAAGGGCGTTCAGCGAGCACCACGGCCTGCAGTGCGGCTTCTGCACCCCCGGCTTCCTGATGCTCGCCGAGGGGTTCCTCGCCGAGCGGCCCGAGGCGACCAAGGACGAGATCCGCGAGGTCGTCGCCTCCAACCTCTGCCGGTGCACCGGCTACCAGACCATCGTCGAGGCGATCGACGGGTGCGCCGTCGCCCGGCGCTGTCCCAAGGAGTTCTGA
- a CDS encoding SRPBCC family protein produces the protein MQLTNSVPVKASPDEVFALMNDVERVASCMPGAALDGRDQDAWQGSVKIKVGPISAAYAGTVRFLEVDPQGRRLRVQARGADTHGSGDAEAEVALDVLPAADGTLLKISTDLVIRGKIAQFGKGAIATVSDRILQQFAQNLGSLLDQDRAPAPSGLPSVAPGVVREAARPVPVAEAELDGLSMLLGPAAAKYGVVAGAFALGLFEGWLLGRLGAQARELRTLRALRAPGRAS, from the coding sequence ATGCAGCTCACCAACTCGGTCCCGGTCAAGGCCTCGCCGGACGAGGTCTTCGCCCTGATGAACGACGTCGAGCGGGTCGCCTCGTGCATGCCGGGCGCCGCACTCGACGGGCGTGACCAAGACGCCTGGCAGGGCTCCGTGAAGATCAAGGTCGGTCCGATCAGCGCCGCGTACGCCGGTACGGTCCGCTTCCTGGAGGTCGATCCGCAGGGGCGGCGGCTGCGGGTCCAGGCGCGCGGCGCCGACACCCACGGCAGCGGCGACGCGGAGGCCGAGGTCGCGCTCGACGTGCTTCCGGCGGCCGATGGCACGCTGCTCAAGATCTCCACGGATCTGGTGATCCGGGGCAAGATCGCGCAGTTCGGGAAGGGGGCCATCGCGACGGTGTCCGACCGGATCCTGCAGCAGTTCGCGCAGAACCTGGGGAGCCTGCTCGACCAGGACCGGGCACCGGCTCCTTCGGGTCTTCCGTCCGTGGCGCCCGGAGTGGTGCGGGAAGCGGCCCGCCCCGTGCCCGTGGCGGAGGCCGAACTCGACGGTCTCTCCATGCTTCTGGGACCGGCCGCCGCCAAGTACGGCGTCGTCGCGGGTGCCTTCGCCCTCGGTCTCTTCGAGGGCTGGCTGCTGGGCCGGCTCGGCGCACAGGCGCGGGAGCTGCGGACTCTGCGGGCCCTGCGCGCGCCGGGGAGGGCCTCGTGA
- a CDS encoding isochorismatase family protein yields the protein MNYGQETERTYERAGFGAPVRRGTRPAILVVDLTRGFTEEGFASGADLSEVVGSVGELIERGRPADVPVIFTAIAYTPAEATGDAVTWLHKAQGMRSLVEGSEEVALDPRLPREPQDLMVVKKGASAFFGTSLAALLTGLGRDTVLVCGATTSGCVRASAVDAVQSGFSVLVPRACVGDRAAGPHEASLFDIQAKYGDVIDLKEATDYLEALPGRNA from the coding sequence GTGAACTACGGCCAGGAGACGGAACGTACCTACGAACGAGCCGGATTCGGCGCTCCCGTGCGCCGGGGCACCCGCCCCGCGATCCTGGTCGTCGACCTCACGCGCGGCTTCACCGAGGAGGGATTCGCCTCGGGCGCGGACCTCAGTGAAGTGGTGGGCTCGGTAGGAGAGTTGATCGAGCGTGGGCGTCCCGCCGACGTGCCCGTCATCTTCACCGCGATCGCCTACACGCCCGCCGAGGCCACGGGTGACGCCGTCACCTGGCTGCACAAGGCCCAGGGCATGCGGTCCCTGGTCGAGGGCAGCGAGGAGGTGGCACTCGACCCCCGACTGCCGCGTGAGCCGCAGGACTTGATGGTGGTGAAGAAGGGCGCCTCGGCCTTCTTCGGGACCTCGCTCGCCGCCCTGCTCACCGGTCTGGGCCGCGACACCGTCCTGGTGTGCGGGGCTACGACCAGCGGCTGCGTACGGGCGAGCGCGGTCGACGCCGTGCAGAGCGGGTTCTCGGTGCTCGTGCCGCGCGCCTGCGTCGGCGACCGTGCCGCGGGACCGCACGAGGCGAGCCTCTTCGACATCCAGGCCAAGTACGGCGACGTCATCGACCTCAAGGAAGCGACCGACTACCTCGAAGCCCTCCCCGGGAGGAACGCATGA
- a CDS encoding alpha/beta fold hydrolase, with translation MTAPHRCLPQSALADLADVPATGRWVRSGGARLHVLDYGGPGIPLLVLPGITSPAVTMDFVARELTDDVRPLVLDVRGRGLSDSGGAYSLDEYAEDVEAVVTGLGLDRPVLFGHSMGARIAAVTAVRGKVALRGTVLGDPPMSGPGRGPYPTPLEAFLDQLAQARRGTDADEVALSWPRWPRREQELRARWLASCDAEAIAATHRGFETEDFFSWWPSVPGPTALLYGADSPVVTAAGAAEAARLHPSAAIGSIPDAGHMLFWDSTRAALSALREALRPMLT, from the coding sequence ATGACCGCGCCCCACCGCTGCCTGCCGCAGTCCGCCCTCGCCGACCTGGCCGACGTCCCCGCGACCGGCCGCTGGGTCCGCTCGGGCGGCGCGCGACTGCACGTCCTCGACTACGGCGGCCCCGGCATCCCGCTGCTCGTCCTGCCCGGCATCACCAGCCCCGCCGTCACGATGGACTTCGTGGCGCGCGAACTCACGGATGACGTACGCCCGTTGGTGCTCGACGTCCGGGGACGCGGGCTCTCCGACAGCGGCGGCGCCTACTCCCTCGATGAGTACGCCGAGGACGTCGAAGCCGTCGTCACCGGGCTCGGCCTCGACCGTCCTGTCCTGTTCGGGCACTCCATGGGCGCGCGCATCGCCGCGGTGACCGCGGTCCGCGGCAAGGTGGCGCTGCGCGGCACGGTCCTCGGGGACCCGCCGATGAGCGGCCCCGGACGCGGGCCCTATCCGACACCCCTGGAGGCCTTCCTCGACCAGCTGGCACAGGCCCGGCGCGGCACCGACGCGGACGAGGTGGCCCTGTCCTGGCCGCGCTGGCCGCGCCGGGAGCAGGAGCTGCGGGCCCGCTGGCTCGCGAGCTGCGACGCGGAGGCGATCGCCGCCACGCACCGCGGCTTCGAGACCGAGGACTTCTTCTCCTGGTGGCCCTCCGTGCCGGGACCCACGGCGCTCCTGTACGGCGCGGACAGCCCCGTCGTCACCGCGGCGGGCGCCGCCGAGGCCGCGCGGCTGCACCCGTCGGCCGCCATCGGCAGCATCCCGGACGCGGGTCACATGCTGTTCTGGGACAGCACCCGCGCCGCCCTTTCCGCCCTGCGCGAGGCGCTGCGCCCGATGCTGACCTGA
- a CDS encoding MarR family winged helix-turn-helix transcriptional regulator, with protein MADETSTTTSAQDGRPGPPAALTAAPGYQVRRLYQAYLAVWIRAVDPTLTGPQFAVLQAVDASPGRDQRSMASAVALDTSTMADVARRLENRGLLLRRTAADDGRRKLLYLTEEGERTLHDSNRRARELDERLLEPFGGERREEVMHLLTSLADHWEGLTEDS; from the coding sequence ATGGCTGACGAAACCTCCACCACGACGTCTGCGCAGGACGGGCGGCCCGGTCCGCCCGCCGCCCTCACGGCAGCGCCCGGATATCAGGTACGGCGCCTGTACCAGGCGTACCTCGCGGTCTGGATCCGCGCGGTGGACCCCACGCTCACCGGACCGCAGTTCGCCGTGCTGCAGGCCGTGGACGCATCGCCGGGCCGCGACCAGCGGTCGATGGCGTCGGCGGTCGCCCTGGACACGTCGACGATGGCGGACGTGGCACGGCGCCTGGAGAACCGGGGGCTGCTCCTGCGCAGGACGGCCGCCGACGACGGCCGCCGCAAGCTGCTCTATCTGACCGAGGAGGGTGAGCGCACCCTCCACGACTCCAACCGTCGCGCCCGTGAGCTCGACGAGCGGCTCCTTGAGCCGTTCGGGGGCGAGCGGCGCGAAGAAGTCATGCACCTCCTCACGTCCCTCGCCGATCACTGGGAGGGACTCACCGAGGACTCATAG
- a CDS encoding maleate cis-trans isomerase family protein produces MIVPSSNLTMETELPRMLRDRESVAPQDRFVFHSSRMRMKHVTPEQLKAMNAQTERAALELADARPDVVATACLVAIMAQGPGHHCTAEDEITAALRSEGAQAPVISSAGALLDGVKALGASRVAIITPYMKPLTRLVADYIEDTGIEVVDALSLEVPDNLAVARLDPADLRDHWRRVDLGRADALVLSACVQMPSLASIQAVEDAAGLPVLSAATATAYRILTELGLPPHVPGAGSLLRDPSGA; encoded by the coding sequence ATGATCGTGCCCAGCTCGAACCTGACGATGGAGACGGAGCTGCCGCGCATGCTGCGCGACCGCGAGTCCGTGGCCCCGCAGGACCGGTTCGTCTTCCACAGCAGCCGGATGCGCATGAAGCACGTGACGCCGGAGCAGCTCAAGGCCATGAATGCGCAGACCGAGCGCGCCGCGCTCGAACTCGCCGACGCGCGGCCCGACGTGGTCGCCACGGCATGCCTCGTCGCGATCATGGCGCAGGGTCCCGGACACCACTGCACAGCGGAGGACGAGATCACCGCCGCCCTGCGCTCCGAGGGCGCGCAGGCTCCGGTGATCTCCAGCGCGGGCGCCCTGCTCGACGGCGTCAAGGCGCTCGGGGCGTCGCGGGTCGCGATCATCACCCCGTACATGAAGCCGCTCACGCGTCTGGTCGCCGACTACATCGAGGACACCGGGATCGAGGTCGTGGACGCACTCAGCCTGGAGGTGCCGGACAACCTCGCGGTCGCCCGGCTCGACCCCGCCGACCTGCGCGACCACTGGCGCCGCGTGGACCTCGGCCGCGCCGACGCGCTCGTCCTCTCGGCGTGTGTGCAGATGCCTTCGCTGGCGTCGATCCAGGCGGTGGAGGACGCGGCGGGCCTGCCCGTCCTGTCGGCGGCCACCGCGACGGCGTACCGGATCCTGACCGAGCTGGGCCTGCCTCCGCACGTGCCGGGGGCGGGCAGTCTGCTGCGGGACCCCAGTGGTGCCTGA
- a CDS encoding SAM-dependent methyltransferase, with the protein MTAIPPPATHPIDTSKAHPARVYDWYLGGKDNYPVDEELGLQIVSLEPQAKYYAQHNRWFMQRATRHLVGGPGIRQFLDIGAGIPTEPNLHRIAQSAAPEARVVYVDNDPTVLAHAETLLRGTPEGATEFLQVDAREPDKILEQAEGVLDFTRPIALSLNALLHFISDDDGAYDVVARLVAALAPGSHLVLSQVAGDFDPERTRQAVEMYKAGGVTLVPRSRAEVERFFDGLELLDPGIGWLPDWHPELGVDEVRNGTSVSMYAGVARKP; encoded by the coding sequence ATGACCGCGATCCCGCCGCCCGCCACCCACCCGATCGACACCAGCAAGGCACACCCCGCCCGGGTCTACGACTGGTACCTGGGCGGCAAGGACAACTACCCGGTGGACGAGGAGCTCGGGCTCCAGATCGTTTCGCTCGAACCGCAGGCCAAGTACTACGCGCAGCACAACCGTTGGTTCATGCAGCGCGCCACGCGCCACCTCGTGGGAGGGCCCGGGATACGCCAGTTCCTGGACATCGGCGCAGGGATCCCCACCGAGCCGAACCTGCACCGCATCGCCCAGTCGGCCGCCCCCGAGGCACGTGTCGTGTATGTGGACAACGATCCGACCGTGCTCGCGCACGCGGAGACGCTGCTGCGGGGTACGCCCGAGGGGGCGACGGAGTTCCTCCAGGTGGACGCGCGCGAGCCTGACAAGATCCTCGAACAGGCCGAGGGCGTACTGGACTTCACCCGGCCGATCGCCCTGTCGCTGAACGCGCTGCTGCACTTCATCAGCGACGACGACGGTGCGTACGACGTCGTGGCGCGGCTCGTGGCCGCCCTCGCACCGGGCAGCCACCTGGTCCTGTCCCAGGTGGCCGGTGACTTCGATCCGGAGCGGACGCGGCAGGCCGTGGAGATGTACAAGGCCGGCGGCGTCACGCTCGTGCCGCGCTCACGGGCCGAGGTGGAGCGGTTCTTCGACGGCCTGGAGCTGCTGGACCCGGGCATCGGCTGGCTGCCGGACTGGCATCCGGAGCTCGGTGTCGACGAGGTCAGGAACGGGACATCGGTGTCGATGTACGCGGGCGTGGCGCGCAAGCCGTAG
- a CDS encoding mechanosensitive ion channel family protein translates to MERALTWHDLITAGIAVAVGIAAGLLLRMILRWLGERASRTRWSGDDVIVDAVRTLVPCAAITAGAAVAAAALPLTPRTGRNVSMTLTALLVLAATLTAARVVTRLVKSVAQSRSGVAGSATIFVNITRVVVLAMGFLVVLQTLGVSIAPLLTALGVGGLAVALALQDTLANLFAGVHILAAKTVQPGDYIKLSSGEEGYVVDINWRNTVVRQLSNNLVIIPNAQLAGTNMTNFSRPEQDLSIMVQVGVSYDSDLEQVERVTTEVVENVMKDVDGALPDHEPAVRFHTFGDSRISFTVILGVGEFSDQYRIKHEFIKQLHQRYRAEGIRVPSPVRTVHVQQGELPSLLIPHQRESTMPTKAVPQP, encoded by the coding sequence ATGGAGCGAGCCCTCACATGGCACGACCTGATCACCGCCGGTATCGCGGTGGCCGTTGGCATCGCGGCGGGTCTGCTGCTGCGCATGATCCTGCGGTGGCTGGGCGAACGGGCCAGCAGGACCCGGTGGAGCGGCGATGACGTCATCGTCGACGCCGTGCGCACGCTGGTCCCCTGCGCGGCGATAACCGCGGGCGCGGCCGTCGCCGCCGCGGCCCTCCCGCTCACCCCCAGGACCGGCCGCAACGTCTCGATGACGCTGACCGCCCTGCTCGTCCTCGCCGCGACCCTGACGGCGGCCCGCGTGGTCACGCGCCTGGTGAAGTCCGTCGCGCAGTCGCGGTCGGGCGTCGCGGGATCAGCGACGATCTTCGTCAACATCACCCGCGTCGTCGTGCTCGCGATGGGCTTCCTCGTCGTCCTGCAGACGCTCGGCGTCTCCATCGCCCCGCTGCTCACGGCGCTCGGCGTCGGCGGCCTCGCGGTGGCCCTCGCCCTCCAGGACACCCTGGCCAACCTCTTCGCGGGCGTGCACATCCTCGCCGCGAAGACGGTGCAGCCGGGCGACTACATCAAGCTCAGCAGCGGCGAGGAGGGCTACGTCGTCGACATCAACTGGCGCAACACGGTGGTGCGTCAGCTGTCGAACAACCTCGTCATCATCCCCAACGCCCAGCTCGCGGGCACGAACATGACCAACTTCAGCCGCCCCGAGCAGGACCTGTCGATCATGGTCCAGGTCGGCGTCAGCTACGACAGCGACCTGGAGCAGGTCGAGCGCGTCACGACCGAGGTCGTGGAGAACGTCATGAAGGACGTCGACGGCGCCCTTCCCGACCACGAACCGGCCGTGCGCTTCCACACCTTCGGTGACTCGCGGATCAGCTTCACGGTGATCCTGGGCGTCGGCGAGTTCAGCGATCAGTACCGCATCAAGCACGAGTTCATCAAGCAGCTCCACCAGCGCTACCGCGCCGAGGGCATCCGGGTGCCGTCCCCGGTCAGGACCGTGCACGTGCAGCAGGGAGAGCTTCCCTCGCTCCTGATCCCGCACCAGCGTGAGTCCACGATGCCGACGAAGGCGGTGCCGCAGCCGTAG